In the Pseudomonas sp. ADAK2 genome, one interval contains:
- a CDS encoding MFS transporter has translation MKTLQSSPEPTVLARAAAKVKRHVLPLFVVMFIVNYIDRVNIGFVRSHLETDLGIGAAAYGLGAGLFFVGYALFEVPSNMLLQRYGARVWLTRIMFTWGAAAMAMAFVKGETSFYVLRFILGAAEAGFFPGIIYYFTQWLPASERGKTMAVFLSGSAIASVISGPVSGALLNVNGLNLHGWQWMFLIEGFASIVLCGFVWFWLQSHPREAKWLSDEERGALITAIAEEQQAREAVKGVKPSMFKLLADRQIALFCFIYFSIALTIYGATFWLPSMIKKMGSLGDFQVGLFNSVPWIISIVAMYGFAAMASKWKFQQAWVALTLVIAAFGMFMSTTGGPIFAFVAICFAAIGFKAASALFWPIPQSYLDARIAAAVIALINSIGNLGGFVAPTAFGFLEQSTGSIEGGLYGLAATSLVAAVVIFFARTTPKSSTQTATKAVVPSHAATR, from the coding sequence TTGAAAACCCTCCAGAGTTCGCCGGAGCCCACGGTGCTCGCCCGTGCCGCCGCCAAAGTGAAACGCCATGTGCTGCCGCTGTTCGTGGTCATGTTCATCGTCAACTACATCGACCGGGTCAACATCGGTTTTGTGCGCAGCCACCTGGAAACCGACCTCGGCATTGGCGCGGCCGCTTACGGGCTGGGCGCCGGTTTGTTTTTCGTCGGTTATGCGTTGTTTGAAGTGCCGTCCAACATGCTGCTGCAACGTTACGGCGCGCGCGTCTGGCTGACCCGCATCATGTTCACCTGGGGCGCCGCCGCGATGGCGATGGCCTTCGTCAAAGGCGAAACCAGTTTCTATGTGCTGCGCTTTATCCTCGGCGCGGCGGAAGCCGGGTTTTTCCCCGGCATCATTTATTACTTCACCCAATGGCTGCCGGCGTCTGAACGCGGCAAGACCATGGCGGTATTCCTCAGCGGATCGGCGATTGCCTCGGTGATTTCCGGCCCGGTGTCGGGTGCGCTGCTGAACGTCAACGGCTTGAACCTGCATGGCTGGCAGTGGATGTTCCTGATCGAGGGCTTCGCTTCCATCGTGTTGTGCGGTTTTGTCTGGTTCTGGCTGCAATCCCATCCGCGCGAGGCGAAATGGCTGAGCGACGAGGAGCGCGGTGCCCTGATCACCGCCATTGCCGAGGAGCAGCAGGCCCGTGAAGCGGTGAAGGGCGTCAAGCCGTCGATGTTCAAGTTGCTGGCGGACCGGCAGATCGCGTTGTTCTGCTTTATCTACTTCTCCATCGCCCTGACCATTTACGGCGCCACGTTCTGGCTGCCGAGCATGATCAAGAAGATGGGCAGCCTCGGTGACTTCCAGGTCGGCCTGTTCAACTCGGTGCCGTGGATCATTTCCATCGTCGCGATGTACGGTTTTGCCGCGATGGCCAGCAAATGGAAATTCCAGCAGGCCTGGGTCGCATTGACTTTGGTGATCGCCGCGTTCGGCATGTTCATGTCCACCACCGGCGGCCCGATCTTCGCCTTTGTCGCGATCTGTTTTGCTGCCATTGGCTTCAAGGCTGCGTCGGCGCTGTTCTGGCCGATTCCGCAAAGTTATCTGGATGCGCGCATCGCTGCAGCGGTGATTGCGCTGATCAATTCCATCGGCAATCTCGGCGGCTTCGTCGCGCCCACCGCGTTCGGTTTCCTCGAGCAATCCACCGGTTCGATCGAAGGCGGCCTGTATGGCCTGGCGGCGACGTCGCTAGTAGCCGCCGTGGTGATCTTCTTTGCCCGTACCACCCCGAAATCAAGCACGCAAACCGCGACCAAAGCTGTGGTGCCGAGCCACGCCGCTACACGTTAA
- a CDS encoding LysR substrate-binding domain-containing protein has translation MFELTQLRCFTTVATELNFRRAAERLNMTQPPLSRQIQLLEHHLGVELFTRTTRSVALTAAGRAFFIEAQNLLERAQQAAVTARRFAEGDIGSVNISFVGSAVYEFLPKVIAEARLKQPHVKIDLSEMNTYQQHEALRARRIDLGIVRAPLLEPGYATECLVREPFVLAVPSNHRLASADTVSVQDLDAQPFLMYSHAAYPPFNELLTGMLRSARVAPEYVQWLGSSLTILALVNAGMGLALVPRCATSVVFKNVVFRDIDLGEGVQSELHLIWRENNDNPAFAMLLEGIRRAVREGWGV, from the coding sequence ATGTTCGAACTCACCCAGCTGCGCTGCTTTACCACGGTCGCCACCGAGCTCAACTTCCGTCGAGCGGCCGAACGCCTGAACATGACGCAACCTCCACTCAGTCGCCAGATTCAGCTGCTGGAGCACCACTTGGGCGTCGAGCTGTTCACCCGCACTACCCGCAGCGTCGCGCTGACCGCGGCCGGTCGCGCCTTCTTCATCGAAGCGCAGAACCTGCTGGAGCGCGCCCAGCAAGCGGCCGTCACCGCCCGGCGTTTTGCCGAAGGCGACATCGGCTCGGTCAATATCAGCTTCGTTGGCAGTGCGGTATATGAGTTCCTGCCCAAGGTCATCGCCGAAGCACGGCTCAAACAGCCTCACGTGAAAATCGATCTGTCGGAAATGAACACCTACCAGCAGCACGAAGCCCTGCGCGCGCGGCGCATCGACCTGGGCATCGTCCGTGCGCCGTTGCTGGAACCGGGCTACGCCACCGAATGCCTGGTGCGCGAACCGTTCGTCCTCGCCGTACCGAGCAATCATCGATTGGCCAGCGCCGACACCGTGTCCGTGCAGGACCTCGATGCCCAACCTTTTCTAATGTACTCCCACGCCGCCTACCCGCCGTTCAACGAACTGCTGACCGGCATGCTGCGCTCGGCCCGCGTCGCTCCGGAGTACGTGCAATGGCTCGGCTCATCCCTGACCATCCTGGCCCTGGTCAACGCCGGCATGGGCCTGGCCCTGGTGCCGCGCTGCGCGACCAGTGTGGTGTTCAAGAACGTGGTATTTCGCGATATCGACTTGGGCGAAGGGGTGCAAAGCGAATTGCATCTGATCTGGCGCGAGAACAATGACAACCCCGCGTTTGCGATGTTGCTGGAGGGGATCCGGCGGGCGGTCAGGGAAGGCTGGGGGGTATGA
- a CDS encoding DUF5329 domain-containing protein — MRIVKTATTLTIVRQWLITVSIGLLAVAGSAQAQTTPQANQEIKGLLDFVERSECKFVRSGTEYPGPQARAHLEKKLNYLEGKNMVSSAEDFIDLAATKSSMNGKAYEVRCPAGVQPTSTWLKSELQRQRQLH, encoded by the coding sequence ATGCGAATTGTCAAAACCGCGACCACCCTAACCATTGTTCGCCAATGGCTAATCACAGTCTCTATCGGCCTATTGGCAGTGGCGGGCAGTGCGCAGGCCCAAACCACGCCGCAGGCTAATCAAGAGATAAAGGGTTTGCTGGATTTTGTGGAGCGCAGTGAGTGCAAGTTTGTGCGCAGCGGCACCGAATACCCGGGACCCCAGGCTCGGGCGCATCTCGAAAAGAAGCTGAATTATCTCGAAGGCAAAAACATGGTGAGCAGCGCCGAAGACTTCATTGATCTGGCCGCTACCAAAAGCAGCATGAATGGCAAAGCCTATGAAGTGAGGTGTCCCGCGGGCGTCCAGCCGACGAGCACGTGGTTGAAGAGCGAGTTACAGAGACAACGCCAGCTCCATTGA
- a CDS encoding SGNH/GDSL hydrolase family protein translates to MNRLWAKALFAGMLFSLSAASFAGQESELYSNLDAGKAQTVVAYGTSLTASGAWVQQLGDDLNQRYPGRATVINSGKGSMWSGWGVENLESRVISKSPDTVFIEFAINDAFLPHKTTVEQARKNLELMIDRIKAAKSSTEIILMVTNPVIGGSGVERPKLRDYFQMYRDVAQARGLRLIDNYPRWEAVLKSSPDLFNQYVADGLHPNADGYRAVVTPSLIENLSGASPN, encoded by the coding sequence ATGAATCGTTTGTGGGCCAAGGCTCTGTTTGCTGGAATGTTATTTTCGTTAAGCGCGGCCAGCTTTGCTGGTCAGGAAAGCGAGCTCTATTCAAACCTTGACGCTGGCAAGGCGCAGACCGTCGTAGCTTATGGTACGAGCTTGACGGCCTCTGGCGCCTGGGTGCAGCAGCTTGGGGATGATCTGAATCAGCGTTACCCAGGACGTGCCACGGTTATAAATAGTGGGAAGGGTTCGATGTGGTCGGGATGGGGTGTTGAAAATCTCGAAAGTCGAGTTATCTCCAAAAGCCCGGATACGGTGTTTATCGAATTCGCGATCAACGACGCTTTCCTTCCCCACAAAACCACCGTCGAACAAGCGCGGAAAAACCTCGAGTTAATGATTGACCGGATCAAGGCTGCCAAGTCATCGACGGAGATCATTTTAATGGTGACGAATCCAGTGATTGGAGGCTCTGGAGTGGAGAGACCGAAGTTAAGGGATTACTTCCAGATGTACCGGGATGTCGCACAGGCCAGGGGACTTCGTCTAATCGACAATTATCCAAGGTGGGAGGCGGTCTTGAAATCAAGTCCCGACCTGTTTAATCAGTATGTTGCGGATGGATTGCACCCAAATGCTGATGGATATCGCGCAGTGGTCACCCCGTCATTGATTGAAAATTTGAGTGGCGCCTCGCCAAACTGA
- a CDS encoding MerR family transcriptional regulator, with the protein MLEPSHNDELPVIPGKRYFTIGEVSELCAVKPHVLRYWEQEFPQLNPVKRRGNRRYYQRQDVLMIRQIRALLYDQGFTIGGARLRLSGDEAKDDTTQYKQMIRQMIAELEDVLVVLKK; encoded by the coding sequence ATGCTGGAACCAAGTCATAACGACGAGCTACCCGTCATCCCAGGCAAACGCTACTTCACCATTGGTGAAGTCAGCGAGCTGTGTGCGGTAAAACCGCACGTGCTGCGCTACTGGGAGCAGGAGTTTCCTCAACTCAACCCCGTCAAGCGCCGCGGTAACCGCCGGTATTATCAGCGACAAGACGTGCTGATGATCCGGCAGATCCGCGCGCTTCTTTACGATCAGGGGTTCACCATCGGCGGCGCGCGCCTGCGTTTGTCCGGCGATGAAGCCAAAGACGACACCACCCAATACAAGCAGATGATTCGGCAGATGATTGCTGAATTGGAAGATGTGCTGGTTGTGCTCAAGAAATAA
- the ihfA gene encoding integration host factor subunit alpha, with product MGALTKAEMAERLYEELGLNKREAKELVELFFEEIRHALEDNEQVKLSGFGNFDLRDKRQRPGRNPKTGEEIPITARRVVTFRPGQKLKARVEAYAGTKS from the coding sequence ATGGGGGCTCTGACGAAAGCTGAGATGGCGGAACGTCTGTATGAAGAGCTGGGCCTGAATAAACGGGAGGCCAAGGAATTGGTCGAACTGTTTTTTGAAGAAATCAGGCACGCTCTTGAAGACAACGAACAAGTCAAATTGTCCGGTTTCGGCAATTTCGACCTTCGGGACAAACGCCAGCGGCCTGGCCGCAATCCGAAAACGGGTGAAGAAATCCCGATCACGGCTCGCCGTGTGGTCACCTTTCGTCCAGGGCAGAAGTTGAAGGCCCGAGTTGAGGCTTATGCTGGAACCAAGTCATAA